The genome window agttatactaaaaagtatttaaattttgtaaaatccgtatatttataccaaataactttgtatttttggttaaaagaagttaaaactctataaaaatgccaaaaatcacttttaattcatgttttgaaaaatttccatagattttgaaaagtttattgaagaaaaattaaagtgtctcattgtgaGTGGGGTACAATGAGACAGCCaaggattctgggtatattctaaattttggccaaacctaatgaaaggactttgtagcccaactcaatccctatggaacatCGAAAgatatttgaagaaatattagttttggtgtaaatggcagcctacgagcggaaaagtattttttgtgcacatgtttgcacacttttggaaaaaatatttttgaaaagctgagaaaattctctatattttgcttcttcggactttgttgatacgacctttagttgctgagatattgcaatgcaaaggtttaaaaacaggaaaattgatgttttctaagtctcactcaaacagcccaccattttttaatgtcgatatctcagtaactaatggtccgattttcaatgttaatatatgaaacatttgtgaaattttccgatcttttcgaaaacattattttcaaaattttcaaatcaagactaacattttaaaagggcgtaatattgaatgtttgggtattgaaatttcacaaatgtttcatatattaacattgaaaatcggaccattagttgctgagatatcgacattagaaaatggtgtgttgtttgggtgagacttagaaaacatcaattttcctgtttttaaacctttgcattgcaatatctcagcaactaaaggtcgtatcaacaaagtccgaagaagcaaaatatagagaattttctcagcttttcaaaaatattttttccaaaagtgtgcaaacatgtgcactaatttaaaaaaatgaaaaactgccacaattttcaaaaaagtcacctaaatatggatttaacttgaaaacggtgcactttatcaaaattttactaaagtactttttgattgcaaatttgattttacatcggaaaatgaagttgaaaaaattttgcgaccaatatttcgattttttgaaaaaaatcagtattgattaaaaaattcataactcggacaatgattttttgcacaacctggaaatttctgaaaagttggcattttatgtcctctaaaacatatcaaaaaataaaaaaaataaaaatagtgtttttttgcaaatcaaattttagtgataaaaagttaaataaaaaaatcaccaaattttgtttaccgtgtatcatttttttccagtgtagtccgtatccatacctacaactttgccaaagacaccaaatcgattaaaaaattccttcaaaagatacagatttttgaattttcaaacatcatttttgtatggacaactgccaaatttgtatggaaaattatatggacaaactaatgatgcaaaatggattctttgggcataccgaaggcaccaaaaaagtttcagtcggattaaaaaatacaaaaaaaatcgaatgaccgaaatcctagagaactgctctatttctttttttttattttgttatatgctttaaatgccaacttttcagaaatttccagaatgtgcaaaaaatctttgaccgagtttcgAATTTTTGGATCAATActgattcttcaaaaaaaaaaacgaaatattgatcgcaaatttttttcaacttcatttttcaatgtttgcaatcaaaaagtaatgtagtgaaattttgattaagtgcacctttTCCAAGTTATATTTTGCTTGATTCGaccctttgttgctgagatattgccatgcaatgatttaaatacaaattcatgttttctaagtctcatccaaacaacccaccatttactaatggcgatatctcagcaactattggttagattttcaatgataaaatgtgaaacattcgtgaaattttgtgatcttttcgaaagcaatattaaacaaaattaaatcaagactaacatttttaaagggcataatattgaatgttttgccattttgaaatgtttttcttgtttttaaaaaattgaaaatatttttttcgaagagatcacaaaatttcacgaatgtttcatattttatcattcAATATCTGACCAATAGTTCCTGAGATATCGCCATTAgcaaatggtgggttgtttggatgagacttagaaaacatcattttttccgttttcaaatctttgcatggcaatatctcagcaactaagggtcgtagagtctgaaatttcaaaaaagtgtccacgtggtttatggatggtcccttcttacccattgaatttgaaatttcaaagaaaggtaaaaatgcgaaacaaacatgtttcttttttgtttgctgcGTACACTCAAAATGTCCTTTTAGCTATCGACCCACAACGGTACAGCGATATGACAGTCCAGAGGTGACGAACAAGCTGGGCTTCGTAGGTGCCATATGTGACGGTGGGGGTGTGAGAGGAGTCCTCTTTAATAATATATTCATAGCCCCGACGTCGTCGTGCATGCACAGCACATTCGCGCGCCCCAGAACAAAACGGTTAACTGTGGGGAAAGGACCTGCTCCTATCCTTCATATCGCCGCACCACGTGGCTGCCAGTGGAGTGGAGTGGCAATAAAAGCACATCGCACCAAGATCATCCCTGCCCCCCGTAAAATGCCACAGGTAAACACATCTTCAGGACGTGGGGCCGCCTATGGGCAAAAGAGGCCTTTTAGCGGGAGACTTACAACAGGTACGGGAGGAAGATGGAGCCTCTGAATAAGGCATTAAGGCATGTGTGCGACTCATCCTGCTAATAGAATATAATGTAAGGTATTCGGAACACGGAAGAGTCGGTGGGAGGCTAGTCTTACGGGAAATATACTCAGAGCAGGGTTGTGACGAGGAAGAAATCCCTTTTGCATATCTGTCTATTCACGTTCCAGAAGTGCAAAACACATGCAATACACGGGAAGGGATTATTTATGTAGACAGATTCAAATCACGTTGAATCTAAAACAATAGACTGTAAATTAACACTGGGAAAAGCTTGCAATTTCTAGTGCACGTTGGGCATGAAGCCACGAAGACACAGTGAAAAAAGGTGAATCTACTTTTTTGTAATGAATTTGAAGTCATCTGAACTTTAAAGTTCTTGTTCTGACTCTATGACCAAAGCAGCCATTTCGCATTATCATCCAATCAACCACGACAAGATCGTTCTAAGCAATTTATTTACTCTATCTAGGAAACCGTTCAACCCTCATGACTTCAATCTCGCTTCGTCCGTCGTCCTCCGGCTTTCGTCGCGGCTGCTGCTTTGGGGGCGCTGGACCGTGGATAAATCACAAACAGTGACAACTGTGCCGTGCACAGCCCGATGGCAATCACTTTCTGAACCTGTGAGATGTGTGGGACCAAAAATTAGTAACATAAACAGCGGCAAAAGTTTTTCTCCGAGTGCAAATATACTCACAATGATGAAGTAGTTGTGCAGGATGATGCCGTACAGCAGCCACAGGACCGAGGCGCCGCTGCTGGCCAGAATCACCGGCAGGGGCAATCCCTCGGTGCTGCGACGTCGAATCACTTCGCCCTGGGGAAGGGAAAAGTGATAATTTAGTTACGGTTGGAGTTCAATTTGTCGTCGTTTTATGTTTGCATATCAgatcaaatttatattttcatcaTATGAAAATGAGAggggaaaatgaaaaaaaaaaacataagcaGTCATAATTAggctattgagcaattctctaagatttcggtcatacgacatttttatatttttttaattcggctgaaacatttttggtgccaaaagaagccattttgcatcattagtttgtccaaataattttgcatacaaatttggctgctgtccatacaaaaatctaTATACCGTCAGTGAGGGTGACATTGCACTGTGTTCGGAACGGCAAAATtaagtggttttttttttgaaattaaatatgtctttattgaactttcttataataattacatttcatttacattctaagtggtatggctacatgctcttcatctttgttatatttttcgttttcttattaactgttcacattcatttatttaattcaaattgttttacatttttgcattgaaccgaatacatttgggtaaaaaagaaaaaaaaatcacttcaacaactaatcctaacttaaaactaaaaaagcaaattcattgaaatattcaaagtcattagaacgagtaaactacaaactgtattttaagataaatcctccaagcgttcttacttgttccgcacgagttttgcaaccacgcagtgttgttgtcatctcgatgaaaatgttcagaagttcttgtggtgaaaacaggtcactgctgccttcatccgttgttGCTGGttgattttccctcggttgctgactgaagccaggaggtgttgtgttctctgcaactttttgccgctgattcaacggcaatggctgcagatttggaaccactcgaacagatcccgctccaggtgacgccaaagcaggaaaatccacgtccgtgaaagttggtggtgttttgcgacgatttggttggtgcctcgtcgtcgcttgctgcagaatttttacaaactcagctcgttttgggcagctacgattcttggtagaatggtcgccgccgcaattgaagcatttcgcttcgatgttctcgttgattgtttcgcaagtttgagttttgtgctcacctccgcaggttgcacaacgactcttgatgaaacagttccttccaccatgtccaaactgcaagcagttcgaacattgtgtcacgtcacggtgcactggacgataacgttcccaagacacgatgatgttgaaaattgcccgaactgctttcagctcagacggcgttgtcgatcctttctcgaaatgaaccaggtacagttgatcacgatacttgatgtccttgttgtgtctcgtcatatTGAAGACTTCaatcacgttcaacttcagagttttgagctcttctttcagcataggggagtgtggggtaatttggacaccctaaggaaattgctctgtcacgggctgtatggatattttaaaggaatgtggatgacaccagaggataatagagaccatatttgatggaaaaatgtcatttattccgataaattttgatgaaaaacccatttttatcgcaaaaattaaaaggtgtccaaattacccccacatttttgtgtgggggtaatatgaacacccctatggggtaatttggacatgccttgtggggtaatttggacatgccttgtggggtaatatggacatatcttgtggggtaatatgaacaccttttgaggggtaatttggacacatgttgaagaataagtttaacatttgattttttgagcatgttttttatccttcaacctggtttcgtaattgctttatattttgaagtgttgttttgctcacaatatttcatcaaaggtttaaataatgattttgtgatagaactataattctttaggaagataacaaatagttcagtgtagtttacataatttaatcattaatactgaaatgatttaaacattgattctggatcagacacactatacttgtttttagtgattaaggtatcgtttatgtttatataaatcaatctttatatagaatttattagcctgaaaatatcattttttttaaattttacattctgtagcccttcaaatttaaatattactgtaaaccagcatagaaattataaatgtcaaagaaattaattaaaagcaatcaacattagagtcttgttgaacgccaaatgtgcagtaatcagattttcatcaattcgagtattggaataaatttatctaaattaaaaaataggggttttgtgaaagttctcattgctcacattcatttttgatggttttgacatattaaatccctctaaatttatctaaatccctttaaaaactcatccaaccatgaaagttacttttttgttgcctgacaggtagactttcaggtatgtccaaattaccccacaagccatgtccaaattacccccatggcatattctatcataaactgcgatttttgatgataaaaatggataaaatgcacaatttttatacgtacatatctcaggcatcgtccaagcatccctcttaaacaaaaaatgtccacttttttgccatataactcctgcaaaaccttatttcctaaccttcaaatattagaatttaaggcagtgccaaccggcctttggaaacttttacatattataccaaaactacttaacctatttcaacttttttggtttgtccttactcctaggccattactagtactagcattctcacttaaattgccgttttcactttatatccgaagaaaacgtgatttttaaaggggtgtccaaattacccccactgtccatattaccccaaactcccctattcacatccatgtcgtacaagccacggaggacctgtttcatggggcgtttacctggatcgtcatagctgtagtattcaatctttgtgttgttcaggaaatcccaaacgtagttgtaatcctttctgccagatagcagaattttgagtccatcagcacacaagcgaatggaagctcgtaaagcaccagatttgataaacccggtcagccactttcgcaccgaatccgatgacgatgttttcacaaaaatgggtggcaacttttcccgtcgttcaaattcttccttctcgcttacGTCCACAgagagggtagcgaactggtttccagacgaattttgagcgtccttgctcaaactgcctggcttagcaggtagcgcttcggcattctttagcttcttcaaatctgccgatcctgctggtgaggaccgcctctttttcttgccctgaggcatttttgcactttttagcacttttttggtttgtgagggacacacgtctgactcgcttctctgctgatcgcagactaaAAAATTAAGTGgtataaattgataactccttaaTTTGACGTCCAAACCAAATGTCTTAGGAAaatttgttgtacttgataagggctatcttttgaagttattgacatacagggtgatgacttcccagggtgtcaaccaaaatctaactttgttggatgacgttgtagtgCTTTGGTTGCTTTCGTTCTATATTTGGTCACTTTAGAAAGACTGTCCTGTTGTTATTAATAGATAATGTCTGGAgtttaaaaatcgatcaatttacccttcaaattaccgattattaccacgttttcaatTAGATTACGCGTAAAACTATACATAAATTCATGAAAacccgtcaaattcaaattgagatgtctaaaaatagacaccgatagacacggggatattttcaggaaatgtagttaaaagtgtgtactttcaggtggttttgcgccaaaatgcgccattttgaaaacatatcaacttgaaaataggctcaaaatcacttaaaaattgttataactccTCAGTAAAGGCTGAAAACATGTTGCTGTCTCTGGCAAAGATGTGTATTTTTATGTCATAATTAAATCTTCAGAACaaagtaggccgctaaaatgctaacattttgagttatcaccaaaaaagggcatttttggaccatttttgtaAAAAGGGCGTATATCTTGAGTAGATTAAGTGCTACAAATTTGATGCCCttggacaaactttcatgaaatcgtctcctctacaactttgccgaagacaccaaagccctacaacgtcatccaataAAGCTagattttggttgacaccctgggaagtcgtcaccctgtatgtcaataacttcaaaagatagcccttatcaagtacaacaacttttcttaagacaccatttggctaggacgtcaaattaaggagttatcaatttattctacttaattttgccattccgaacactgtgcattgGGTCTGGGAGATGAGATtaggtcaaagtgattttttgcggatcttaccatttctcaggttcttcttaATGAAACTCAATTcttttaaaagggttgtgtaggggacatcttaagatgacttcgttgaaaaaatctcgttcctagaacaaatcctgctatttaggcagctgtctaaagttgaggtacgtttttggccaataATTAccactcgaaaaatcatttttctattatttttgttggaattgttcgaaaactacccaaatgtttgaaaacacaAATAGCAAACTTCAGATCCCGGGCAgactgtaataacaaaattcatgccatttcaataacaaattctgttaaaataataaaaagtgttatggaattttcctgcaaaatctatttttgcataagagtttaataacagtttatattatcataacaaaatttgttattggtctgatattggttgagagccaaaacaactttggaataacattttttgttgtggaagaataactcaaactgttattgggatgatcggattagatgttaaaataacaaaaaataataacaaagatttgttcgaaaaataacttaaagTGTTAtctgtctgttattacaataacgatccaataacaaaaaaaatcataacgacgaataacaaatcttgttataaataacataaaatgttattggcatagtattttcaaatatcaaaaaatgttattcccaagttatttccgtctgctcgggatatcTAAATGTTGTTTCCGTTTCCAAATAAGTACATTAGAGGTttcatacatgtagaaaatcaccagattttatattacagaaaattaattaaatccgcttaaaagatgattttcaaacacttctgaaagttttatgaaggtattttatgatttaactgagttagagacgatttaagctcagagtTTTGCCATGcacaagacatattccgtgtgcatgacaaagcccgattttgaaattttgaattttcaaaaaatacaaaaatcaaaaactgacaatattttatatgaaaaacagaaaaatattttcatctttaaaaaaaaaaactttttgaaaatcggtcttcgtcatgcacacgggacccgtttatcgagtcttcaccaaaactttgagccgatttggtcaaagcaatgtagggatatcgtggcaccggttttttgaaactgcttactttAAATAGCTATATCTTGGCGAtgctacaaccaaatgtcttcaaatttgttttcttaatagatgaaaagtaatattttaatgccctgaaaacagattttgaaaaaagttttagtgtgtgctcaaaccaaccactgacatttttgccgatttacatgtatgtaacctcttaactttcaaaaaaagaatgtcaaaaaatttcaggCACATTACACCacaggtgatttttttaaataatttccaaGCATTTTACAGCTcatttgacttttaaattataaataattgaAATGAGGCCGTTGGGGATCGAGGTAAGCTATGATCGCGACCGGTTGGCTTGAATTTTCGATCCGCGTTTTTTTGACGTCTTCTGAGGATTTCTATCAAAGTGTTATCGGCTAGTTCTAGAGGATCATGTGAGTGGCAGTGGAAAAGGTGGAGATGGCGGATATATACGGGTTTCGATTCcttgtgtaaatttggcagaacCAGGTGCCGTTGCTGATCTGCTGCTTTTACGGGAAGACGTCGCTAAGCTGGGTTGGAGCCACAATTGCGCAAATGGCAAGAAAATCTTGGAAAATCTTCGTTGCGGTCGTTGATAAGGACCGTGTACCCAAATTCCGGTGAGAAAAttccattttgagaaaaatcattatttggaatttaaatgtttgacatGTGCAAAAACCAGCAAACGGTCTTTGTTTCCATGGCtaccatcgtttttttttcaaacagttatttttgaccaaaatggtgataaatgttttctgtttttcaaacattcgcTTTCATGAACTTCATTTCTTATATatccagagattttttttttccataaaaaaagggTCCTTTAAACATAGGAAAGATCATAGCAAAAGGAACACTTCCACGTATTTACATCGGCTTGTCTCTTAAGAAGAACCTAGGAGCTGACGATTGGTAAACCATCCGGTTGTgtcttttgaagatttgctgTTTCTTGATGAGAGCTTTCCATAATTATTTACTAGATGGTTATATTTCCCTATATTATTATACTATAAATTAAATAACCCTCCTACCCCTCGCCTTCTTTCCCATTCCCCAATTCCCATTTACCCAGTTCCACTTCCTccctaaaaatataattctctgccaaatttacactaacacaccacacctaactgattcggagcgtttggtacggtatgtccacgcatccttcctcccctgtagattctgtcaaatgtgatccgttctcagaatcctctctgcggcaaATAcaaacgcagtagggctggccgctttaatttttgtaatacattttcgggtgttcttgGATGTACTGCagttattaatattgacaagaaaagtgcttggggcgtaatctaatcacaagactttccagcatgctttcatcggactggctgcgtttgtgttggattagattagattagattagattagattagattagataaataattgaaatgaggccgttgcaaaaaaaatttaaagtttttgtcgacCTCACCTTCAAAACCGTTccaaaaaatcaaggggcaaaaaaatatttttttcaaaaaacttcaaaattttaatggaaaaaaattaactgaaaataaattttaatgcattttcctgcatttaaaatcatatttagcatatttgagAACGATGAAGAATATTTAATTCTTTGTgaagggcaaaaaaaaacagaattttaatatttcaatgttATCacgagttttcaaaaaatgtaaaaatgtaaatgtaaaaaacTCACCAACTTCAGCAGCGGCAGTCCGATGTACCCCAGCGTTAGTCCGGTCACCACCAACCCGAACCGGTACTCCACCTTCGAGGGTTGTTCAAATCCGGCATACAGCAGAATCCCGCCCACGACCAGCACCGTCCGCAGAACCAGCTGCCACAGCTCCGATCGCCGTGGGCCACGTGGTGTGTACGCCGCGAACCACACCGAATACACGGCGCAGATCGCGAACGCGTACGCACTGGTCCGGATCATGGCCACGGCACCGACCATCTGGGAGTACCGCAGCTGGAGGGCCGTCCTGGTGGGAGGTAATTAATTCTGAGtttaagcatttttaaattctacTCACAGTCCACATCCCAGCACAAACTGCAGCGCGGAAAATCCCTCGGAAGTGCCCTTAAGTCGGATATTGTTACACGTGAAGCACCCACTCAGGAACTGGGCCACGGTCAGCATGCCGGCCACATTACCGATCACATCCCGGTAGGGCAGCAAACCACGTGCTAGCGAATCCATGACGTCCTACGATGTGCGAGTTGCCTCTCCGCTGGAAGTCTGCTACAATACTGTCGCGCGCTGAAGATCGCGCACTGAACCACAAAATCGCACTTTTAAGAGCAAGCCTCTTGTCGTGATTTTGCTGGGTTAGGGTTGTGCTACGAaacatttcaatgattttttttcctgtctAATCTAATATAACTTCCTTCaatttgctcaaattttcatcaaaaatacctatttttatACTTCCaactagagagcctatatggagaggcgaaatgtcactttcagggttccaatcgaactgtcaaatcggagttccaatcgagcaacaaaatcatgcaagaacaaggtcggaatcattttaaaataattttggcaaaaaaacgagacttattaaaatcacaagtattgtaaaactgttgttgaaAATAATCCGGTAGTTTTTGtaatgtttgtgcttgttcggtgCAAGAAAAGTACcagcaccaaagaaaaactacaagtttttcaaccttaaatttgaatgactttgggtgtttgaaatttctttcagaacatttaatttccctatgtaggtccctactTCCAACCCATGAAAAACGAATGGTATACTTTCAAGAACCACCCTAAACCCAACTTTACAACGCTGGAGATAGTGGAAATGCAACCAACGGTGACCGGGCTGATACCGGGCAGTCAGTTTGTTTGGTTGATGGATTAGCAGTTTGTTGGCACGCACGCTGGCGGCATACTTTTGGGAGGTCGCAATCATTGATTGTAACAGCAGCAGCACGTCATGAGTTGGCCCGTTCCATCCAGGACTGCTCGAATCGGGTTGAACGAGATCGAATTTTGGAATACCGTAagctggggtgacattgatagatcgaagtttttttttgtttttggatggTCCAATAgtatattcagaaaaaatcgtaatttttatcaaaatctaATTTCTTAACCTACACTTAAACCTTTTTCAGTTATAGCTTCTTTTATGTATACAGagattccatttgaaaagagcctaaaccgaaaaaaaagttctccgatcgggctcaaaatttttctgggggttccttggtcaaaataattagacccgtatttttttgtttggccattagggtgacctacatcgtgctaaggtggttcgaaaaattgcaattttcgtcatttttcgcaaaaaccacttttttttcgaaaaatcatttctccgcgccatttcatccgattttagcagTCTTAGACGCGAAAGAAAGATGATGAGTtcggctatttgggaaaaatagtaagaagttccaaaaatctagcttaactattgaaaaagtcgtatgaaaacttaaaatggcgttttgaccgtgtctggaccaaagagcctatgtctgaaaatatttttatcggattcctcggaatttcacataacatataaaaaaaattggcgatgtcgaactgTACctttccaagatatgattttttgaaaataaaaactgagtttttcgacgcgccacgcgcaaaaacaggaaaattacgaaatcggcaaaaaatcaacttttttcactaaaactgcgataacttaaaaatttcagcgatgacctatacatgtctgggtaccaaaagttgcgtctttcaattacgaaaattttgatacccatacatgtataggtcatcgctgaaatttttaagttatcgcagttttagtgaaaaaagttgattttttgccgatttcgtcattttcctgtttttgcgcgtggcgcgtcgaaaaacccagtttttattttcaaaaattcatatcttggaaacgtacagttcgacatcgccaattttttaataagccatttgaaattttccgaggaatccgataaaaatattttcagacataggctctttggtccagacacggtcaaaacgccattttgagttttcatacgactttttcaatagttaagctagatttttggaactttttactatttttcccaaatagccaaactcatcacctttcttttgcgtctaagacagctaaaatcggatgaaatggcgcggaggcatgatttttcgaaaaaaaatgatttttgcgaaaaatgacaaaaattataattttttgaaccaccctagcacgatgtaggtcaccctaatgcccaaacaaaaaaatatggatctaattattttggccaaga of Culex pipiens pallens isolate TS unplaced genomic scaffold, TS_CPP_V2 Cpp_Un0008, whole genome shotgun sequence contains these proteins:
- the LOC120426755 gene encoding sugar transporter SWEET1-like, translating into MDSLARGLLPYRDVIGNVAGMLTVAQFLSGCFTCNNIRLKGTSEGFSALQFVLGCGLTALQLRYSQMVGAVAMIRTSAYAFAICAVYSVWFAAYTPRGPRRSELWQLVLRTVLVVGGILLYAGFEQPSKVEYRFGLVVTGLTLGYIGLPLLKLGEVIRRRSTEGLPLPVILASSGASVLWLLYGIILHNYFIIVQKVIAIGLCTAQLSLFVIYPRSSAPKAAAATKAGGRRTKRD